The Capillibacterium thermochitinicola genome window below encodes:
- a CDS encoding MCP four helix bundle domain-containing protein, translating into MWKIKPFFKSSSLRTKLLSRFAVVILVIGGVSIASYWALRGIINQMQVMVETTVIANNIIAPAQEIPNLIRSYRIKLLPCGQRRIGIAFPPCRAHCLGRVNAQIKAINQELERMKTEIRKVEEDSLSIATIAEQSLQRSQEVAASTEEQVASLEEALNSASILSRMALELQNMVKQFKL; encoded by the coding sequence ATGTGGAAAATCAAACCCTTCTTCAAGTCTTCTTCCTTGCGAACCAAACTGCTCTCGAGGTTTGCTGTTGTAATCCTGGTAATTGGAGGGGTCAGCATTGCCTCCTATTGGGCGCTGCGCGGAATTATTAACCAGATGCAAGTTATGGTGGAAACGACCGTCATTGCCAACAATATTATCGCGCCTGCTCAGGAGATTCCCAACCTGATCAGGAGTTACCGAATTAAGTTACTACCATGTGGTCAACGCCGAATTGGGATTGCGTTCCCGCCTTGTCGGGCTCATTGTCTTGGGCGTGTAAATGCCCAGATTAAAGCGATCAACCAAGAACTGGAAAGAATGAAGACGGAGATCCGGAAAGTGGAAGAAGACAGTCTCAGCATTGCAACGATTGCCGAACAGTCTTTGCAGCGCAGTCAAGAGGTGGCGGCTTCCACGGAAGAACAAGTTGCCAGCCTGGAAGAGGCTTTGAACTCGGCCTCAATTCTCTCCAGGATGGCGTTGGAACTCCAAAACATGGTTAAACAGTTTAAGCTGTAA
- a CDS encoding DeoR/GlpR family DNA-binding transcription regulator — protein sequence MFPEERRKKILEILNEQGRCRVANLAKQLAVSEVTIRMDLDVLEKQGLLFRTHGGAILNPKTGYERAYQDEELSFPEEKRRIGWRASQLVSDGDTVILDVGTTVMEVARQLVRYKDLTVVTNALNVATWLENYAQITVIVTGGTLRATQHSLVNPYADLVLERVHADIAFIGANGIDVRYGVTNVNIPEAEMKNRFLKASRRQILVADSSKIGNVARAKVGDLDDFDLLITDDQADPEQVRLIQEAGLPVELV from the coding sequence ATGTTTCCAGAAGAACGACGGAAGAAGATCCTGGAGATCCTGAACGAACAAGGAAGATGCCGCGTGGCGAATCTGGCGAAGCAACTTGCTGTCTCAGAGGTTACGATCAGAATGGACCTTGATGTCCTTGAAAAGCAGGGTTTACTGTTCAGGACCCACGGTGGTGCGATCCTAAATCCCAAGACCGGTTATGAGCGGGCTTATCAGGATGAGGAATTATCCTTTCCGGAAGAGAAGAGAAGGATTGGTTGGCGTGCTTCGCAACTGGTTTCCGATGGGGATACCGTCATCCTTGATGTGGGGACGACCGTGATGGAAGTGGCGCGCCAACTTGTCCGGTACAAGGATCTTACCGTTGTGACCAACGCTTTAAATGTGGCCACCTGGTTGGAGAATTATGCGCAGATTACCGTGATCGTGACGGGCGGGACCCTGCGTGCGACCCAACATTCACTGGTGAATCCTTATGCCGATCTTGTACTTGAACGCGTCCATGCGGACATTGCTTTTATTGGGGCTAATGGAATTGATGTTCGTTATGGGGTGACCAATGTGAACATTCCGGAAGCGGAAATGAAGAACCGCTTCCTTAAAGCATCACGCCGACAGATTTTGGTGGCTGATTCCAGTAAGATCGGGAATGTAGCCCGCGCCAAAGTAGGAGACCTTGACGATTTTGATTTACTGATCACGGATGACCAGGCCGATCCGGAACAGGTACGGTTGATACAAGAAGCCGGTTTACCGGTGGAATTGGTTTAG
- the galT gene encoding galactose-1-phosphate uridylyltransferase encodes MSELRWHPFLEEWVITATHRQDRTFLPPKDYCPLCPTKPGGFPTEVPRDDYDIVVFENKFPSLQRVPPEPAVEPTAISPVAPAVGICEVVLYSPKHTGSLATMPVGRIRNLIRVWQDRYEELGARSEIKYVFIFENKGEAVGVTLHHPHGQIYAFPYIPPKIQTELNASEKYYARQGKCLFCSTLEEEYKDGRRLVFEGERFVAFIPFFARFPYEVYLAPKKHLASMAELTAEDRSDLALVLKGLLLKYDALFNFSFPYIMVVHQAPTDGGRYPHYHLHFEFYPPHRTAQKLKFLAGCESGAGSFINDTLAEEKAAELRGVGPLNLDEVARLDRGEY; translated from the coding sequence ATGTCTGAGTTACGTTGGCATCCGTTTTTAGAGGAGTGGGTGATCACCGCCACCCACCGGCAAGACCGGACCTTTCTTCCCCCGAAAGACTACTGTCCTTTATGTCCGACCAAGCCCGGCGGGTTTCCAACGGAGGTACCAAGGGATGATTACGATATTGTGGTTTTTGAGAACAAGTTTCCGTCGTTGCAAAGAGTCCCGCCCGAACCCGCCGTCGAACCGACGGCGATCTCCCCGGTGGCGCCGGCGGTCGGCATCTGTGAAGTTGTCCTTTATTCGCCCAAGCACACGGGGAGCTTGGCAACCATGCCGGTGGGGCGGATTCGTAATCTGATCCGGGTCTGGCAGGACCGGTATGAAGAATTGGGGGCCCGGAGCGAGATCAAGTATGTTTTTATCTTTGAAAACAAAGGGGAAGCGGTTGGGGTTACGCTTCATCATCCCCACGGTCAGATCTACGCCTTTCCTTACATACCGCCGAAGATCCAAACGGAACTGAACGCTTCCGAAAAGTACTACGCCCGGCAGGGGAAATGCCTCTTCTGCTCAACATTGGAGGAGGAGTATAAGGACGGGCGGCGCCTTGTTTTTGAGGGTGAGCGGTTTGTTGCTTTTATTCCCTTTTTTGCCCGTTTTCCTTACGAAGTGTATCTGGCGCCGAAAAAACACTTGGCTTCCATGGCGGAGCTTACGGCCGAAGACCGGTCTGATTTAGCCTTGGTTTTGAAAGGATTACTCTTGAAGTATGATGCCCTCTTCAACTTTTCCTTTCCATACATAATGGTTGTGCATCAAGCCCCAACGGACGGAGGGCGTTATCCCCATTATCATCTTCATTTTGAGTTTTATCCCCCGCACCGGACAGCCCAAAAACTGAAGTTTTTGGCCGGGTGTGAATCCGGGGCCGGGAGTTTTATCAATGATACACTGGCGGAAGAGAAGGCCGCCGAACTACGGGGAGTTGGGCCCCTGAATCTCGATGAGGTGGCCCGTTTGGACAGGGGGGAATACTGA
- a CDS encoding galactokinase, whose protein sequence is MKQEVAVVTEAFAKVFGDANGLTIVRAPGRVNLIGEHTDYNDGYVFPMAINFDIVMAARKRPDQLVRIHACDLERTVAFSLADPIAYDPEEHWSNYLRGVLWALQEAGVKLCGMEIAFLGTIPQGSGLSSSAALEVATAVAVKHLTGFDFALPELALLCQRAENDFVGMKCGIMDQFISLLGQKDHALLIDCRTLDYERIPLELGDYRILVCHSGVKHRLVDSEYNRRRQECEIGVRVLAAEFPSVKALRDADLNMLAACQTRMAPVIYKRCRHVITENERVLRSVPALKAGDLRLFGELLNQSHDSLREDYEVSCAEIDLLVTLARKVEGVLGARITGGGFGGCTVNLIHAGAVDEFTRRVLPEYRKRTGMEAQVYVSTAANGAEIL, encoded by the coding sequence ATGAAGCAAGAGGTTGCAGTTGTCACGGAGGCTTTTGCCAAGGTATTCGGGGATGCGAACGGGCTTACCATTGTGCGGGCACCGGGCCGCGTTAATCTTATTGGGGAGCATACCGACTATAACGACGGGTATGTTTTTCCGATGGCGATTAACTTTGATATTGTGATGGCGGCACGAAAACGCCCGGACCAACTGGTCCGGATTCATGCGTGCGATTTGGAGAGGACCGTGGCCTTTTCCTTGGCGGATCCCATCGCGTATGATCCCGAAGAACACTGGAGCAATTATCTCCGGGGGGTGCTGTGGGCGCTGCAAGAGGCCGGCGTAAAGCTGTGCGGAATGGAGATCGCTTTTTTGGGAACGATTCCGCAGGGTTCCGGTTTAAGTTCTTCCGCCGCTTTGGAAGTGGCAACCGCCGTTGCCGTTAAGCACCTGACCGGGTTTGACTTTGCCCTGCCGGAACTGGCTTTACTTTGCCAAAGGGCGGAGAATGATTTTGTGGGGATGAAATGCGGAATTATGGACCAGTTTATCTCCCTCCTCGGGCAGAAAGACCATGCGCTGTTGATTGACTGTCGAACCTTGGATTACGAACGGATCCCTCTTGAACTGGGGGACTACCGGATCCTGGTCTGCCACAGCGGTGTCAAACATCGGTTGGTTGATTCCGAATATAACCGCCGGCGGCAGGAATGTGAAATCGGGGTGCGGGTTTTGGCCGCTGAGTTTCCATCGGTAAAGGCGTTACGCGATGCGGATTTAAACATGCTCGCGGCTTGTCAGACCAGGATGGCTCCCGTGATTTACAAGCGTTGTCGCCATGTGATTACCGAAAATGAACGGGTTTTAAGGAGCGTTCCGGCGCTTAAAGCCGGTGATTTAAGGCTCTTTGGCGAGTTGCTCAACCAATCCCATGATTCGTTACGGGAGGATTACGAGGTAAGTTGTGCCGAAATAGATCTCTTAGTAACGTTGGCGCGTAAAGTGGAAGGAGTTTTGGGCGCCCGGATCACCGGCGGCGGGTTTGGTGGGTGTACGGTAAACCTTATTCATGCCGGTGCCGTCGACGAATTCACCCGGCGGGTTCTGCCGGAATACCGCAA